A window from Hemicordylus capensis ecotype Gifberg chromosome 2, rHemCap1.1.pri, whole genome shotgun sequence encodes these proteins:
- the LOC128341898 gene encoding putative methyltransferase-like protein 7A, protein MVLVPLLRGCVQLLTLPIHVLAFLGVWDPLCKTTFPYFMSRFARLYNQKLHKEKQQLFSNLADFAGASEPLSLLEIGAGSGANFQFYPPGCRITCTDPNPNFEQYLLKSEAESKHLHFEDFLVASGENLHQVADSSVDVVVATLVLCSVSNVQAVLKEVLRVLRPGGAFYFLEHVAGDRSSWIYFWQQIYDPTWKYIGDGCSLVKETWKDLEHAKFSKLNLQHINAPFNWTPTRPHIIGYAVK, encoded by the exons ATGGTGCTGGTCCCTCTGCTCCGAGGGTGCGTCCAGCTCCTTACGCTGCCCATCCATGTGCTCGCCTTCCTTGGCGTCTGGGACCCGCTTTGTAAAACCACCTTCCCATATTTCATGAGTAGGTTTGCTAGGCTCTACAACCAAAAACTTCACAAGGaaaagcagcagctcttcagcaaCTTGGCAGACTTTGCTGGTGCTTCGGAGCCGCTCTCCCTGCTCGAGATCGGCGCCGGCAGCGGAGCCAACTTCCAGTTTTACCCACCGGGCTGTCGGATAACCTGCACGGACCCCAACCCCAACTTTGAGCAGTATCTCCTGAAGAGCGAGGCCGAGAGCAAGCACCTTCACTTCGAGGACTTCCTGGTGGCTTCCGGGGAGAACCTGCATCAGGTGGCCGACAGCTCTGTGGACGTGGTAGTTGCCACGCTGGTTCTGTGCTCCGTGTCCAACGTCCAGGCTGTCCTCAAGGAGGTTCTGCGAGTACTCAGACCG GGCGGTGCTTTCTATTTCTTGGAGCATGTGGCTGGTGATCGATCCAGCTGGATCTACTTCTGGCAGCAAATCTATGACCCCACTTGGAAATATATTGGAGATGGGTGTTCTTTGGTAAAAGAGACTTGGAAGGACCTGGAGCATGCGAAGTTTTCCAAACTGAACCTGCAGCACATAAATGCCCCATTTAATTGGACCCCAACTCGTCCCCATATTATTGGATATGCCGTGAAGTGA